In Halanaerobium praevalens DSM 2228, the DNA window TTATTTTTTTGCTGAAGTAATTTATTAGCTCCACTTTTACGGTCCCAAGCAATAATTTTATCTCTAGCTCCTAAAGCAACTAATATCTCACTTAAAGAAGCACTTAAACAAACTATTTTTTTAACTGGCTTTTGCAGTTTTATTTTTTGACCTCTATAATCTGTAATTTCTATAAAATTATTCAGTTCTTGGTTTCCAATTGCTAGAGCTGGATTTACGAAGCTAAAAAATAATATTAAAATTAAACAGATTAATATTCCTTTTTTAAAAATTATTTTCACCTCCCTCTTTGAATTAGCTTTATCTTTTAAATACTAGCTCTTTTTAAAATTTTGAGCAGTATCAATATCTACAGAATAAGGTTTAATATCTAAAACTGGAGTTCTATTTATAGCATCAAGTCCTTTAACTTTAATAATATTTTCATTGATAGCTAATAATTTAACTGTTGTCACTCCGATTGGATTTGGCCTTCTGGGACTTCGTGACGCAAAAACTCCTCTTTCTCCTCCATATCTTCTTTTACCTATTAAATCAAAGCCTTTAGCTAAATGAAAAGCAAAAACCACCACTAAATAGTTACTTTCTTCTAATTTTTTTAGTCCCTTTAAATATTCTTCTTTAATCACAATCTCACTTACTTTTTTTCGCATTTCTTTAGGTACAGCTGCTTTGGAAAAAGAACTTTTTACCTCACCAATTTTATTAAATTCCATTTTTTCCCTCCTTAAATAATATTAGAATAAATTGCTGCTTGATGTTTATCAGTTTTTTTAAAAATTTCTGCTGCTGATCCTTTTTTAATGATCTTCCCCTTTTCCATTAAATAGACTTTGTCGGCTATTTTTTTAGCTAAGGCCAGATTGTGAGTTATATAGATCATTGAAAAACCATTCTGATTTTGTAACTCTTTCAGTTTTCTAATAATATTGGCTTGAATTGAAGGATCAAGCATTGAAGTTATCTCATCTGCAATTAATAAACTAGGTTCAGTTATTAAAGCTCTGGCAATTGCAATTCTTTGTCTTTGACCACCACTTAAATTTTTACAGGCTCTATTTAAAAATTCTTCTTGGGTGGGTAATTGGAGCTGTTTTAACAGCTGAACAGCTTTTTTCTTTCTTTGCTTTTTAGTTTTCCAGTTTAAGATAGTCAGCGGTTCTAAAATAACTTCTAAAACACTCAAGCGATCACTGGTAGCAGCAAAGGGATCTTGAAAGATCATTTGGACTCCCTTTCTTTGAGCAGTAGGCTTAATTTGAGAAATTTCTTGACCTCTAAAATTTATTTTCCCTTGATCAGCTTTTTCTATTCCTGCCAATAATTGAGCTAAGCTTGATTTACCAGAACCTGAATTACCAACTAAAACTAAAATTTCTCCACTCCTAATATTTAAATTAACCTTATTTACAGCTTTTATTTGATCACCCTGTTGATTATTATATGTTTTAGCAAGGTTAAAAGCCTCAAGCAGCTTAACAATTCCACCTCTATTACAAGCTACTCTGTGCTCCACACCAGTATATTTTAATTTTGGCTTAATTTCTTTACATTTTTCGAGATGCTGAGGACAGCGAGAATAAAAAGAGCAGCCTTTAGTTTTTTGATCAGTTTCTTGACTTTTAATTCCCCATAAATCTTTATAAGGAAATAAAGCAGGAGAAGAGTTGAGCAGTCCTCTTGTATAACAATGCTCTGGTTTAGCTATGACTTCTGCTGTACTACCAATTTCAACAAAATCACCTTGATACATTGTAATTAATTTAGAACTAAGTTTTTGGATTGTCTCCATTGAATGAGATACAACTAACATTGTTAAATTATATTTTTGCTTTAAATGATTAAGTAAAGCTATAATTTCTTTTTTATTAGCTGGATCCAAAGCAGTAGTTGGTTCATCAACTAATAAAATCTCTGGTTTACAAGCTAGGGCCATGGCAATTAAAACTTTTTGTCTCATCCCACCTGATAACTGATGTGGATAATAATTTTTCCATTTAGCTGCTAACCTTACCTGCCCTAAGAGCTTATCTATTTTTGGTTCCAATTGATTTTCAGAATAAATACAATGTCTTTTGATTACTTCTTCTAATTGTTCTTTGATAGTTAAAACTGGATTAAAAACAGCTAAAGAATTTTGAAAAACAAGAGCAATTTTTTGCCAGCGATAACTAAGTAATTTTCTGGCTTTTAAATCAAGCAAATTTTTATTTTGATAAAATATTTCCCCACTTATTTCTGCTTTTTTTAAAAGTCCCATAATACTAAGTAAAACTGAACTTTTACCTGAACCTGATTCGCCAATTAAACCAACACTACTTCCTTTTTTTATTTTTAAGGAAATATTATTGACTGCTTTTGTCAGCTGTTGACCAGAATTATAGCTAACAGATAAATTTTTGATTTCTAAAATAGTATTTTTATTTTCCATTTTAACTTCTCCTTATCAACTTGACTTAATCTTTAAAAAATTATTCTTTTAAACTAAATAAAGTTTCTAATTCTCGATTTATAAAGGCTAAAGAAACAATTAAAGCTAATAAGGCTAGCCAAGGAAACAAAAGCCACCACTTCCAAAAGGGAGTATAATAAATACCTGGAAAACTGCTTGCATGATGAATAATTAAGCCCCAACTTTTAGAACTTGGATCACCTAAACCTAAAAAAGATAAGCCTGCCTCAGCTACTATAGCTTTGGTTGATAATCTGATTATACTAACAGCTAAAATCGGGAATATTTCTGGCAAAAAATGTTTTTTAAGTAGATAAAAGATCCCTGCTCCATAACTTTCAGCTGCTTTAATATAGTTCATTTCTTTTAACATTAAAACCTGTGATCTAATTATTCGAGCTGGTTTAACCCAAGAAAAAAATGTTAAAACCAAAATAATATTTAAAAGGCTGGGTCCCAAAAAAGCAGCTAAAATTATCATCAGCGGTAAATCTGGTAAGACAATTATAATATCTATAATTCTCATAATTATTTTATCGAGATAGCCCCCTTTAAAAGCTGCTATTATTCCTAGAGCCGCACCACCAAAAGCAGCTAAAAAAGAAGTTCCTAAACCAATTATTAGACTAATTCTAGCTCCATAAGCTATTTGAGACCAAATATCATAACCTAAATCATCTGTACCCATTAAATGCTTTTTTTGAGGTGGTTGTAAAGCAGCCATTGATTTATCAGGGGGATATTGACTAAAAACAGGTGCTAAAATGGCAATTAGAATAATTAAGAAGATAATAAATAGACTGAGTTTGCCTAATAAAGAAAATTTTTTCAAATATCGAATTTTAGCAAAAAAAGTATCCATTTTCAAACCTCACTTCTAAAAATAATTAGAATAATTATTTTATTCTAGGATCAATCCTTTTATAAATTAAATCAGCAAAAAAATTAGCTGTTAAGACAAAAATAGCAATTACTAAAAAGATTCCTTGAATTAAGGGATAATCACGCATCATCACTGATTCTCTTAATAATAAGCCTAGACCAGGATAAGCAAATACATTTTCTACTAGAATTGCTCCCCCAACTAAGCTTCCTAAACTTAAAAATAAACGGCTGCAAATTGGCAGCAAGGAGTTTTTAATCAGATAAGACCAGATTATCCTCAGTCTAGATAAGGCTTTAGCCTGAGCTGTTGCAATATATTTTTTATTTAAAACAGAAATTAGAGTATTTCGCCAAAGTAAGTAATAGCCCCCTAATCTGGACAAAGTAAGGGCTGTTACTGGTAAAACAGCATGCATAATAATATCTAAGCCTTGATCCCAAATACTATCAAATTCTGTATAATGGCTGATGGCCCCTGATAAAGGAAATAAATTTAAGTCAGCTGCCAAAATAAAGAGTAATATTAAGCCGATTAAAAAAGATGGCAGTTCTGAAAAAACTATTAATTTAAAATAGATTATTTTATCAATTATGCTATTTCGATACCAGGCAGAAATAAGACCAATTAGCATTGCTAAAATTAAAGCACTAAACTCTGCCAAAATAACTATTAAAAAAGTCCATTTTAATCTTTTTAAAATGAGCTTTAAAACAGACTGATTATAATAAAGACTTGTACCTAAATCTAAACTAAAAACTTTTTTCAAATAAGAAAAATATTGTTTAGTTAATGATTGATTCAGACCATAATAATCTAAATATTTAGTTCTTTGAGCCTTAGAATACATTAAATCTTGACCTTGATCACCAGAGATAAACAAAAAAGGATCCCCCGGCATCAACCGGGGAAGAATAAAATTAAGGCTAATTATTAAAAAGAGAGTAATTAAATACTCTAGTAATTTATTTTTTGCTTTTTTGTTCATTTTTTTACCCCACATTAATAATTTAAATAAGAAAGTTTGCCATGTTCTAAGCTGTGATGGTCATACATAAACATCCAATTATTATAATTAGCAGGTCTATAAACAGAATAAGGTGCTCTAAAATATAAAGGTATTTCTGGTAATTCTTCTGCTAAAATGCTCTGGATTTCAGCTAAGATTTTTTGACGCTTTTTAGGCTCAAATTCTGAACTTTGCTTTACTAATAAATTTGCTAATTGATCATTTTGATAGCCTACAGCAGCTGAACTAGAAATTTTATCTGCAAAAAATTTTGTTCCGCCAAACCTTGCAATTAAATAATCTGGTTCACCACCCCAACCACCATGACCTGTAATCGCCAGCTGATAATTATTTTGATTAATTCTACTATCTTGAGTTTTAGTATCAGAACTAATAAGCTTGATCTGAATCCCAACTTCTGCTAACTGTTCTTTGATTAACTCTGCCATTCTGACAGTTCTATTTGCTATTTTTAAATTAAAATTAAGCTTTTTAAAACCTGTCTCATTTATTAATTCTTTTGTTTTTTCTGGATTATAATTATATTTTTTAACTTGAGGATTATAGTATGTACTATCTGGAGGTATAATACCTGCACTAGGAAGTTTTGCTGCTCCTCTTTCTATTTTATTGATTAATTCTTGTTTATCAATTGCATAATTAATTGCCTGTCTAAGCTTTTTAGACTCAAGTTCTTTGACATTTTCTAAGTTAAAGATTAATCTATAACCCCAAAAAGCTGGTTTTTGTACTACTTTAAATTGAGGATCATTTTGATAACGGGCCAATAAATCAGGACTAACATCTATTAAATCTATTTCTCCTTTTTCAAAGGCCAAAATTTCTTCGCTAACAGGAATAAATTTAATAGTTTTTACTTTAGCTTTTGGTCCCCAAAAATTTGAAAAAGCTTCAAATTTATAACTACCGTGTTCTTTGTTATAATCGCTTAAACAATATGGTCCAGTCCCAACAACTGCATCAGCTTTAGTATATTCTTTAGGAAATTCAACCTTTTGCCAAATATGCTGAGGAATAATTCTTTGATTTCCAATAGCATAAAGTAAAGAGGCATTAGCTTCATTAACTGTAATTAAAACTTTATTTTCAGCAATAATTTCAATTTTTTTTAAATCATCTTTAGTTAAATCTGACCAAACTAAAGGATGTTCTAAGCCATATTCAAAACTAAATTTAACATCTGCAGCAGTAAAATCTTTTCCATCATGCCATTTTACACCTTCATTTAATGTGAAAAGATATTCTTTACCATTATTTCTAACTTCATAATCTTTTGCTAACCAGGGAATTAAGCCCTTTTCTCCTCTTTCTAAAAGACTATCAAAAATTAAATTTCTTTTATATCCGCCTGGACCTCTTGGATAATGAGCATATGGAGATGGATAACCATAATCTCCACCTGCAAGACTAAGAACTTCTATTTCATAGTTAGTCTCCTGAGCTGCAATAGCTGGTGTATTTTGTAATATTAAAATAAATGCAGCTGAAAAAATTAAGATAAAAATAAATAAAGATGTACTTAAAACATTTAATATTTTCTTAAAATTCATTTTAAATCTCCCCTTTTTTTAATTTTTTGCTAATAAGAACAAAATGTTCTTCGGACAATCTTTAATACAGTAAGATTAAATTTTGTTGATGTCGGAAATTATGGAGCTATAAATATTATCCACAACAAACCATTAGGTATAATTTCCTAGACATTAAAAAAACTGCCTTCCTAAGGAAGACAGTAATATTAATCACAGATATAAATAACCCAATTTTAAACATATGTTCTAAATTAGGCATAAATATACTATAAATTAACATCACAGTTTCTAAGTCGGAAGTTGTGAAGCATAAATAAAGGTAAGTCTTCTGGCTCCCAGTTCTCATAAAAATCTCCTTCCCACTTAAAGCAGTGGAGATCTTCTAAAAATACTGGTTACAGCTGCGACTACAGCAACGGATTTACACCGTTTTCCTTATTAATCTTAAAAAGAACCTTTATTCTTTAAATATTAAATTTTAAATAAAAATTAAAATATTTATTTTCTATTTAATTTTCTAAATTATAACATAAATTTTTTAAGAGGTCAAAAAATGATTTAAATAGCTAGTTAAAATTTATCAACAAAAAAATCCTTTAGTCACTAAATTAAATAATTTAGCAAATAAAGGATTTAGTCTTTTTTTATTAAAATAATTTTTTAAACTCTGCATAGCCTTTCTTTTCTAGCTCTGAGGCTGAAATAAATTTTAAAGCAGCAGAATTAAGACAATATCTTAAACCTGTTGGTTCAGGGCCATCTTTAAATACATGCCCTAAATGAGAATCAGCTTTTTTACTTCTTACTTCTATTCTTGTCATCCAAAGTGAATTATCTTCAACTTCAACTATATTTTCATCAACCAAAGGCTTAGTAAAACTGGGCCAGCCTGAGCCAGATTGAAATTTATCAGTTGAAGCAAAAAGAGCTTCTCCTGAAACAACATCAACATAAATACCTGCTTTTTTATTATCCCAATATTTATTTTTAAAAGCAGGCTCTGTAGCATTTAACTGAGTTACTTTATATTCTAAGTCACTTAACTTTTCTCTTAAATTTGAGTCACTTGTAGTAGCATCAATTTCTACATCTGCTGCTGCTTGTGTTTGACAAAAATTAGCTAATTCATCTGGATTAATCCCATTTATTTTTAATAATTTTTGCTGAAGTTCTTGGCTTAAACCAAATTGAGCAATATTTTTGATAAGAT includes these proteins:
- a CDS encoding ABC transporter permease: MDTFFAKIRYLKKFSLLGKLSLFIIFLIILIAILAPVFSQYPPDKSMAALQPPQKKHLMGTDDLGYDIWSQIAYGARISLIIGLGTSFLAAFGGAALGIIAAFKGGYLDKIIMRIIDIIIVLPDLPLMIILAAFLGPSLLNIILVLTFFSWVKPARIIRSQVLMLKEMNYIKAAESYGAGIFYLLKKHFLPEIFPILAVSIIRLSTKAIVAEAGLSFLGLGDPSSKSWGLIIHHASSFPGIYYTPFWKWWLLFPWLALLALIVSLAFINRELETLFSLKE
- the tsaA gene encoding tRNA (N6-threonylcarbamoyladenosine(37)-N6)-methyltransferase TrmO; translated protein: MEFNKIGEVKSSFSKAAVPKEMRKKVSEIVIKEEYLKGLKKLEESNYLVVVFAFHLAKGFDLIGKRRYGGERGVFASRSPRRPNPIGVTTVKLLAINENIIKVKGLDAINRTPVLDIKPYSVDIDTAQNFKKS
- a CDS encoding ABC transporter permease, with product MNKKAKNKLLEYLITLFLIISLNFILPRLMPGDPFLFISGDQGQDLMYSKAQRTKYLDYYGLNQSLTKQYFSYLKKVFSLDLGTSLYYNQSVLKLILKRLKWTFLIVILAEFSALILAMLIGLISAWYRNSIIDKIIYFKLIVFSELPSFLIGLILLFILAADLNLFPLSGAISHYTEFDSIWDQGLDIIMHAVLPVTALTLSRLGGYYLLWRNTLISVLNKKYIATAQAKALSRLRIIWSYLIKNSLLPICSRLFLSLGSLVGGAILVENVFAYPGLGLLLRESVMMRDYPLIQGIFLVIAIFVLTANFFADLIYKRIDPRIK
- a CDS encoding ABC transporter ATP-binding protein; this translates as MENKNTILEIKNLSVSYNSGQQLTKAVNNISLKIKKGSSVGLIGESGSGKSSVLLSIMGLLKKAEISGEIFYQNKNLLDLKARKLLSYRWQKIALVFQNSLAVFNPVLTIKEQLEEVIKRHCIYSENQLEPKIDKLLGQVRLAAKWKNYYPHQLSGGMRQKVLIAMALACKPEILLVDEPTTALDPANKKEIIALLNHLKQKYNLTMLVVSHSMETIQKLSSKLITMYQGDFVEIGSTAEVIAKPEHCYTRGLLNSSPALFPYKDLWGIKSQETDQKTKGCSFYSRCPQHLEKCKEIKPKLKYTGVEHRVACNRGGIVKLLEAFNLAKTYNNQQGDQIKAVNKVNLNIRSGEILVLVGNSGSGKSSLAQLLAGIEKADQGKINFRGQEISQIKPTAQRKGVQMIFQDPFAATSDRLSVLEVILEPLTILNWKTKKQRKKKAVQLLKQLQLPTQEEFLNRACKNLSGGQRQRIAIARALITEPSLLIADEITSMLDPSIQANIIRKLKELQNQNGFSMIYITHNLALAKKIADKVYLMEKGKIIKKGSAAEIFKKTDKHQAAIYSNII
- a CDS encoding ABC transporter substrate-binding protein, translated to MNFKKILNVLSTSLFIFILIFSAAFILILQNTPAIAAQETNYEIEVLSLAGGDYGYPSPYAHYPRGPGGYKRNLIFDSLLERGEKGLIPWLAKDYEVRNNGKEYLFTLNEGVKWHDGKDFTAADVKFSFEYGLEHPLVWSDLTKDDLKKIEIIAENKVLITVNEANASLLYAIGNQRIIPQHIWQKVEFPKEYTKADAVVGTGPYCLSDYNKEHGSYKFEAFSNFWGPKAKVKTIKFIPVSEEILAFEKGEIDLIDVSPDLLARYQNDPQFKVVQKPAFWGYRLIFNLENVKELESKKLRQAINYAIDKQELINKIERGAAKLPSAGIIPPDSTYYNPQVKKYNYNPEKTKELINETGFKKLNFNLKIANRTVRMAELIKEQLAEVGIQIKLISSDTKTQDSRINQNNYQLAITGHGGWGGEPDYLIARFGGTKFFADKISSSAAVGYQNDQLANLLVKQSSEFEPKKRQKILAEIQSILAEELPEIPLYFRAPYSVYRPANYNNWMFMYDHHSLEHGKLSYLNY